One segment of Mycobacterium spongiae DNA contains the following:
- a CDS encoding citrate synthase: protein MADTDDTATLRYPGGEIDLQVVHSTEGADGIALGPLLANTGHTTFDVGYGNTASTKSSITYIDGDAGILRYRGYPIEQLAEKSTFIEVSYLLIYGELPNTDQLAEFTHRIQRHTMLHEDLKRFFDGFPRNAHPMPVLSSVVNALSAYYQDALDPIDNNQVELSTIRLLAKLPTIAAYAYKKSVGQPFLYPDNSLTLVENFLRMTFGFPAEPYQPDPEVVRALDMLFILHADHEQNCSTSTVRLVGSSRANLFTSISGGINALWGPLHGGANQAVLEMLESIRESGDDVGEFVRKVKNREAGVKLMGFGHRVYKNYDPRARIVKEQADKILAKLGGDDNLLDIAKGLEEAALTDDYFIERKLYPNVDFYTGLIYRALGFPTRMFTVLFALGRLPGWIAHWREMHDEGDSKIGRPRQIYTGHTERDYVTMDRR, encoded by the coding sequence GTGGCCGACACCGACGACACCGCAACACTCCGGTATCCGGGGGGCGAGATCGACCTTCAGGTCGTGCACTCCACCGAAGGCGCGGACGGCATTGCCCTGGGACCGCTGCTGGCCAATACCGGGCACACGACCTTCGACGTTGGCTACGGGAACACCGCATCCACCAAGAGTTCCATCACCTACATCGACGGTGACGCCGGAATTCTGCGCTACCGCGGGTACCCGATCGAGCAACTTGCCGAGAAGTCGACCTTCATCGAGGTGAGCTACCTGCTGATATACGGCGAGCTCCCGAACACCGACCAGCTGGCCGAATTTACTCACCGGATCCAGCGGCACACCATGCTGCACGAGGACCTGAAACGCTTCTTCGACGGCTTTCCCCGCAATGCGCATCCGATGCCCGTGTTGTCCAGCGTGGTCAACGCCTTGAGCGCTTACTACCAGGACGCCCTTGACCCGATCGACAACAACCAAGTCGAGTTGTCGACGATCCGGCTGCTTGCCAAACTGCCCACTATCGCGGCATACGCCTACAAGAAATCCGTCGGCCAACCATTCCTCTACCCGGACAACTCGCTGACGTTGGTGGAGAACTTCTTGCGGATGACGTTCGGCTTCCCCGCGGAGCCCTACCAGCCCGACCCCGAGGTGGTCCGGGCGCTGGACATGCTGTTCATTCTGCACGCCGACCACGAACAGAATTGTTCGACGTCGACGGTGCGGTTGGTGGGCTCGTCGCGAGCCAACCTGTTCACCTCGATCTCCGGCGGCATCAACGCGTTGTGGGGCCCGCTGCACGGTGGCGCCAACCAGGCCGTCCTGGAAATGCTCGAGAGCATCCGCGAGAGCGGCGACGACGTCGGCGAGTTTGTCCGAAAAGTGAAGAACCGCGAAGCCGGCGTCAAACTCATGGGCTTCGGTCACCGCGTTTACAAGAACTACGATCCGCGGGCCCGCATCGTCAAGGAGCAGGCCGACAAGATCCTCGCCAAGCTCGGCGGCGACGACAACCTGCTCGACATTGCCAAGGGGCTCGAAGAGGCAGCACTGACCGATGACTACTTCATCGAGCGCAAGCTCTACCCCAACGTCGACTTCTACACCGGACTGATCTACCGCGCGCTCGGTTTCCCCACCCGGATGTTCACCGTGCTGTTTGCGCTGGGCCGGCTACCCGGCTGGATCGCGCACTGGCGAGAGATGCACGACGAGGGGGACAGCAAGATCGGCCGTCCGCGGCAGATCTACACCGGCCACACCGAGCGCGACTACGTCACCATGGACCGGCGCTAG
- a CDS encoding DUF2537 domain-containing protein produces the protein MQRDERDQSTPWGTGLAVAGFVAVVAGVGIVVVSLGLIRVHPLLAVGLNAVAVGGLAPTLWTWRRTAVLRWFVLGAGVGVAGAWMTLLTMAALGPAMSGG, from the coding sequence CTGCAGCGCGACGAACGCGACCAGTCGACGCCGTGGGGAACGGGTTTGGCGGTGGCCGGTTTTGTTGCCGTGGTTGCCGGAGTCGGGATCGTGGTGGTCAGCCTCGGGTTGATCCGGGTGCATCCGCTGCTAGCCGTCGGACTCAACGCCGTCGCCGTTGGCGGATTGGCGCCGACCCTGTGGACCTGGCGACGCACCGCGGTGCTGCGCTGGTTCGTATTGGGGGCAGGAGTGGGTGTGGCGGGCGCCTGGATGACGTTGCTCACGATGGCCGCCTTGGGGCCCGCAATGAGCGGCGGTTAA
- a CDS encoding OmpA family protein encodes MGSTAELGEAPATTGARRRFYRRSPGAAWLIGLVVIPLLIAAIGYRAFAPPTPSNGPTGSLPTLSATPVTPVPGGTTGAGGAGELSFSLLSISRSGNTITLIGDFPDDASKAVMMKAINGLLTPGVSVIDQIRIDPIVQSLDFSNSEAVFTAGAPIPDFNLKVEKDTVTVSGTASSPLQRDEVERAVVTVWPGLHVVNNIVVKGQPPPGAPAPPGAPPPPGAPPPAPCADLQVAIDKLTGGPIAFANDGVSLTPNDNRILTKVADKLKECPRARVTINGYTDASGSEGINIPLSAQRAKTVADFLVAQGVARDRIVTKGLGSTDPIATNDTAEGRIKNRRAEIVVS; translated from the coding sequence GTGGGTTCGACAGCGGAGCTCGGTGAGGCGCCCGCGACCACAGGCGCGCGGCGGAGGTTCTACCGGCGTTCGCCTGGCGCTGCCTGGCTGATCGGCTTGGTGGTTATTCCCTTGCTGATCGCGGCAATCGGCTATCGCGCTTTTGCACCACCCACGCCCTCCAATGGACCGACCGGCTCGCTGCCGACGTTGTCCGCGACGCCTGTCACTCCCGTGCCCGGTGGCACCACGGGCGCCGGCGGCGCTGGCGAACTTTCGTTCTCGCTTCTCTCAATTAGCCGCAGCGGCAACACCATCACTCTCATCGGCGACTTTCCCGATGATGCCTCCAAGGCGGTGATGATGAAGGCGATCAACGGTTTGCTGACCCCGGGTGTGAGCGTCATCGACCAAATTCGCATCGACCCGATAGTCCAATCGCTCGATTTCTCAAACTCAGAAGCAGTTTTCACCGCCGGTGCGCCCATTCCTGATTTCAACCTCAAAGTCGAGAAAGATACGGTCACTGTGTCCGGGACCGCTTCGTCGCCGCTCCAACGGGACGAGGTCGAGCGCGCGGTGGTGACCGTCTGGCCGGGACTACATGTCGTGAACAACATTGTGGTCAAGGGACAGCCGCCGCCGGGAGCTCCGGCACCGCCGGGAGCTCCGCCACCGCCGGGGGCACCTCCGCCCGCTCCTTGCGCCGACTTGCAAGTGGCCATCGACAAGCTGACAGGAGGGCCGATCGCTTTTGCAAACGACGGGGTGAGCCTGACCCCGAACGACAATCGGATCTTGACCAAGGTAGCGGACAAGCTCAAGGAGTGTCCGAGAGCGCGGGTAACGATCAACGGCTACACCGACGCGAGTGGCAGCGAGGGCATCAATATTCCGTTGAGCGCGCAGCGCGCCAAGACGGTCGCTGACTTTCTCGTTGCTCAAGGTGTTGCCCGCGATCGCATCGTCACCAAGGGCCTCGGTTCGACCGATCCGATAGCCACCAATGACACGGCTGAGGGGCGCATCAAGAATCGCCGCGCCGAGATAGTAGTCAGCTAA
- the pdxH gene encoding pyridoxamine 5'-phosphate oxidase translates to MGAQRGSVEKDRSPDLDVDWLAGGWLALFRKWIGDAQRAGLAEPNAMVLATVGDGRPVSRSVLCKSVDEAGITFFTNYESAKGAELAATPYASATFPWYQLGRQVHIRGPVSRVDRQVTQDYWVQRPRGSQLGAWASQQSRPIASRAALLERLAEVTARFADSETIPVPPGWGGYLIAAEVVEFWQDRENRLHNRIRVIGSRVERLQP, encoded by the coding sequence ATGGGCGCTCAGCGCGGGTCCGTCGAGAAGGATCGCAGCCCCGATCTGGACGTGGACTGGCTCGCGGGTGGTTGGCTTGCGTTGTTTCGCAAATGGATTGGCGATGCGCAACGCGCCGGACTCGCCGAGCCCAATGCGATGGTGCTCGCCACGGTAGGCGACGGCAGGCCGGTCAGCCGGTCGGTGCTGTGCAAGAGCGTCGACGAGGCGGGGATCACATTCTTCACCAACTATGAGTCGGCGAAGGGAGCGGAGCTGGCGGCGACACCGTACGCATCGGCGACTTTCCCCTGGTACCAGCTCGGTCGGCAGGTGCACATTCGCGGTCCGGTGAGCCGGGTGGATCGCCAGGTCACGCAGGATTACTGGGTGCAGCGACCGCGCGGATCGCAGCTCGGAGCTTGGGCGTCGCAGCAGTCGCGTCCGATCGCGTCGCGTGCCGCGCTGCTCGAACGGCTCGCCGAAGTCACGGCGCGCTTTGCGGACTCGGAGACTATCCCGGTGCCACCCGGCTGGGGCGGGTACCTCATTGCGGCCGAGGTCGTGGAGTTCTGGCAGGACCGAGAAAACCGGTTGCATAACCGGATTCGGGTCATCGGCTCGCGAGTCGAACGTCTGCAGCCGTGA
- the sepH gene encoding septation protein SepH gives MRELKVVGLDPDGKYIICEGGSPPEKFKLPADDRLRAAQRGDSALLGQLVEQEQLDIDVTNMLSPKDIQARIRAGATVEQVASASGSDIARIQRFAHPVLLERSRAAELATAAHPVLADGPAVLTLLETVTTAFMTRGLNPDKLSWDAWRNEDGRWTVQLSWQAGHSDNAAHFRFTPGAHGGTVTAIDDAASELIDPEFDRPLRPLARVAHLDFDETAEPAPKAPPEHPVSGRRGKPAIPAWEDVLLGVRSGGRG, from the coding sequence ATGCGGGAACTCAAAGTGGTCGGGCTCGACCCTGACGGTAAATACATCATCTGCGAGGGCGGCAGCCCGCCCGAAAAGTTCAAGCTTCCGGCCGACGACCGGCTACGAGCGGCGCAGCGCGGCGACTCGGCGCTGCTGGGGCAGCTCGTGGAGCAAGAGCAGCTGGACATCGACGTCACCAACATGCTGAGCCCGAAGGATATTCAGGCCCGCATCCGTGCCGGCGCGACGGTCGAGCAGGTCGCCTCGGCGTCGGGCTCCGATATTGCACGAATCCAGCGCTTCGCCCACCCGGTGCTGCTGGAACGCTCGCGAGCCGCCGAGTTGGCCACGGCCGCGCACCCGGTCCTCGCCGACGGCCCCGCGGTGCTGACGCTGCTGGAGACTGTCACCACCGCTTTCATGACGCGCGGCCTCAACCCCGACAAGCTCAGCTGGGACGCCTGGCGCAATGAAGATGGTCGCTGGACAGTGCAGCTTTCGTGGCAGGCCGGCCACTCGGACAACGCGGCGCATTTCCGCTTCACTCCGGGCGCACACGGAGGAACCGTCACCGCGATCGACGACGCGGCCAGCGAGCTGATCGACCCTGAATTCGACCGCCCGTTGCGACCTTTGGCGCGGGTTGCTCACCTCGACTTCGACGAGACCGCCGAGCCGGCGCCCAAGGCGCCGCCGGAACATCCGGTTAGCGGCCGACGGGGCAAGCCGGCCATACCCGCGTGGGAGGACGTGTTGCTCGGGGTGCGATCAGGCGGGCGAGGTTAG
- the serC gene encoding phosphoserine transaminase — protein sequence MADQLTTSLEIPADIKPRDGRFGSGPSKVRPEQLAALTTTAAALFGTSHRQAPVKNLVGRVRSGLAELFSVPDGYEVILGNGGATAFWDAAAFGLIDKRSLHLTYGEFSSKFAAAVAKNPFIGDPVVVKADPGSAPEPQTDPSVDVIAWAHNETSTGVAVPVRRPEGSGDALVVIDATSAAGGLPVDIIDTDAYYFAPQKNFASDGGLWLAILSPAALSRVNAVAASGRWVPDFLSLPIAVENSLKNQTYNTPAIGTLALLAEQIDWLVGNGGLDWAVKRTADSSARLYAWAQEKPYTTPFVADPALRSQVVGTIDFVDTVDAAAVAATLRANGIVDTEPYRKLGRNQLRVAMFPAVEPDDVSALTECIDWVVERLS from the coding sequence ATGGCTGACCAGCTCACGACTTCGCTTGAGATCCCCGCTGACATCAAACCCCGCGACGGCCGCTTCGGCTCGGGTCCCTCCAAGGTTCGACCCGAGCAATTGGCGGCGCTGACCACCACCGCGGCGGCCTTGTTCGGCACGTCCCACCGCCAGGCCCCCGTCAAGAACCTGGTGGGCCGGGTGCGTTCGGGTCTCGCCGAGCTCTTCTCGGTGCCCGACGGTTACGAAGTCATCCTCGGCAACGGGGGCGCCACGGCGTTCTGGGATGCCGCTGCTTTCGGGCTGATTGACAAGCGCTCCCTGCACTTGACCTACGGCGAGTTCAGTTCGAAGTTCGCCGCGGCCGTCGCCAAGAACCCGTTCATCGGCGATCCGGTCGTGGTCAAGGCGGATCCCGGCAGCGCCCCCGAACCGCAGACCGACCCGTCGGTCGATGTGATCGCCTGGGCACACAACGAGACGTCGACCGGAGTGGCGGTGCCGGTGCGCCGCCCCGAGGGCTCTGGCGACGCTCTGGTGGTGATCGACGCGACCTCGGCAGCGGGCGGGCTACCCGTCGACATCATCGACACCGACGCCTACTACTTTGCGCCGCAGAAAAACTTCGCCAGTGACGGCGGGCTCTGGCTGGCCATCCTGAGTCCGGCAGCGCTGAGTCGCGTCAACGCTGTCGCCGCATCCGGTCGATGGGTTCCCGACTTCCTCTCGCTGCCGATAGCGGTCGAGAACAGCCTGAAGAACCAGACCTACAACACGCCGGCGATCGGCACGCTCGCGCTCCTGGCGGAGCAGATCGACTGGCTGGTGGGCAACGGCGGGCTCGACTGGGCAGTCAAGCGCACCGCCGACTCGTCGGCGCGGTTGTACGCGTGGGCGCAGGAGAAGCCATACACCACACCGTTTGTTGCCGACCCCGCCCTGCGTTCGCAGGTGGTTGGCACGATCGATTTCGTCGACACCGTGGACGCCGCCGCGGTCGCGGCCACCTTGCGAGCCAACGGCATCGTCGACACCGAGCCATACCGCAAACTCGGCCGCAACCAGCTGCGGGTCGCGATGTTCCCGGCGGTCGAACCCGATGACGTCAGCGCGCTCACCGAATGCATCGACTGGGTCGTCGAACGACTCTCCTAA
- a CDS encoding citrate synthase 2, with product MTVVPENFMPGLNGVVAFTTEIAEPDKDGGALRYRGVDIEDLVNQQVTFGEVWGLLVDGRFGSGLPPAEPFPLPIHTGDVRVDVQAGLAMLAPIWGYAPLLDIDDSTARQHLARASVMALSYVAQSARGIYQPAVPQRVIDECSTVTARFMTRWQGDPDPRHIEAIDAYWVSAAEHGMNASTFTARVIASTGADVAAALSGAIGAMSGPLHGGAPARVLPMLEEVERTGDARGLVKGILDRGEKLMGFGHRVYRAEDPRARVLRATAERLGAPRYEVAVAVEQAALSELRERRPDRAIETNVEFWAAVILDFAGVPANMMPAMFTCGRTAGWCAHILEQKRLGKLVRPSAIYVGPEPRSPESVEGWGRVLTTA from the coding sequence ATGACTGTGGTCCCGGAGAATTTCATGCCTGGCCTCAACGGCGTCGTCGCCTTCACCACCGAGATAGCCGAACCGGACAAAGATGGTGGAGCGCTGCGCTACCGGGGCGTCGACATTGAGGATCTGGTAAATCAGCAGGTCACGTTCGGCGAAGTGTGGGGTTTGCTGGTCGACGGAAGGTTCGGAAGTGGACTGCCCCCGGCGGAACCCTTTCCGCTGCCGATCCACACCGGCGATGTGCGCGTCGACGTCCAGGCGGGCCTAGCGATGCTGGCGCCTATCTGGGGGTACGCGCCACTCCTGGACATCGACGACAGCACCGCGCGCCAACATCTGGCGCGGGCGTCAGTGATGGCGTTGTCGTACGTCGCACAGTCCGCCCGTGGGATCTATCAGCCCGCGGTGCCGCAACGTGTCATTGACGAATGCTCCACGGTCACAGCACGTTTCATGACTAGATGGCAGGGCGATCCAGACCCCAGACACATCGAAGCGATCGACGCCTACTGGGTGTCGGCCGCCGAGCACGGGATGAACGCGTCGACGTTCACCGCTCGTGTCATCGCCTCTACGGGAGCCGACGTGGCGGCGGCGCTCTCCGGGGCGATCGGTGCGATGAGCGGGCCACTGCACGGCGGCGCTCCGGCCCGCGTACTGCCCATGCTCGAAGAAGTCGAACGCACCGGCGATGCCCGCGGTCTGGTCAAGGGAATACTGGATCGCGGCGAGAAACTGATGGGATTCGGACACCGGGTCTACCGCGCGGAAGATCCGCGGGCCCGGGTGCTGCGGGCAACCGCCGAGAGGCTGGGCGCTCCACGATACGAAGTTGCGGTGGCTGTCGAGCAGGCCGCGCTGTCGGAGCTGCGCGAGCGCCGCCCGGACCGGGCTATCGAAACCAATGTCGAGTTTTGGGCGGCGGTCATCCTCGACTTTGCCGGGGTGCCGGCCAACATGATGCCGGCGATGTTTACCTGTGGGCGCACCGCCGGGTGGTGTGCCCACATCCTCGAACAGAAGAGACTCGGCAAATTGGTCCGCCCATCGGCGATCTACGTCGGACCGGAGCCCCGCAGCCCAGAATCCGTCGAAGGCTGGGGCCGGGTTCTCACTACCGCCTGA
- a CDS encoding phytoene desaturase family protein, with product MRDPDNGKDFDVVVVGGGHNGLVAAAYLARAGLRVRVLERLEQTGGAAVSARAFDGVEVQVSRYSYLVSLLPSRIVADLGAPVRLARRKFSSYTPQPATAGRSGLLVGPDIRPTFTAVGAAGDEHGFAAFYRRCRLVTEPLWPTLIEPLRTREQTRRLVAECGGPEAAAAWHAMVEEPIGHAITDAVATDLVRGVISTDALIGTFARMDDPSLMQNICFLYHVLGGGSGGWDVPIGGMGTVTAALSAAATYLGAEISTGADVFAIEPTGHVHYRAAGAEHRIRGRFVLAGVTPAVLNDLLGARGAPPACEHASSLAPGAQVKVNMVVRRLPRLHDNSATPEQAFAGTFHANETWTQLDAAYSRAAAQHVPDPLPCEAYCHSLTDPSILSAELRDSGAQTLTVFGLHTPHSVFGDTDPAALRDQLTTSVLASLNSVLAEPIQDVLLTDARGRPCIETTTTIDLQRSLLMTAGNIFHGALTWPFTDDDDVLDTPARRWGVATAHDRIMLCGSGARRGGAVSGIGGHNAAMAVLASLGQSGKRSCGAD from the coding sequence CTGCGGGATCCTGACAATGGTAAAGATTTCGATGTCGTCGTCGTTGGCGGCGGTCACAATGGCCTGGTCGCGGCGGCCTACCTGGCCCGGGCCGGCCTTCGGGTCCGGGTGCTCGAGCGGCTGGAGCAGACCGGCGGGGCCGCGGTATCGGCGCGGGCGTTCGACGGCGTCGAGGTCCAGGTGTCGCGGTACTCCTACCTGGTCAGCCTGCTGCCATCGCGCATCGTCGCCGACCTCGGCGCACCCGTGCGACTGGCCCGGCGGAAGTTCTCCTCGTACACCCCCCAGCCGGCCACAGCGGGGCGCTCTGGCCTGCTCGTAGGCCCGGACATCCGGCCCACGTTCACGGCGGTCGGGGCCGCTGGCGACGAGCACGGGTTCGCGGCGTTCTATCGACGCTGCCGACTGGTGACCGAACCGCTGTGGCCGACGCTGATCGAACCGCTGCGCACCCGCGAGCAGACCCGCAGACTCGTCGCGGAATGCGGCGGTCCCGAGGCTGCGGCTGCCTGGCATGCCATGGTCGAAGAACCGATCGGGCACGCCATCACCGACGCGGTGGCCACCGACCTCGTCCGCGGGGTGATTTCTACCGACGCACTGATCGGCACCTTTGCCCGCATGGATGATCCATCGCTCATGCAGAACATCTGCTTTCTGTATCACGTACTCGGAGGGGGTAGCGGAGGATGGGATGTTCCCATCGGCGGCATGGGGACGGTGACTGCGGCCCTATCCGCGGCGGCCACCTACCTTGGTGCGGAAATCAGCACCGGCGCCGATGTTTTCGCTATTGAGCCCACCGGGCATGTGCACTACCGTGCCGCCGGTGCAGAACACCGGATCCGGGGCCGGTTCGTGCTGGCCGGCGTCACGCCGGCGGTCCTGAACGACCTGCTCGGCGCGCGAGGAGCACCACCCGCCTGCGAGCACGCGTCGTCATTGGCACCGGGAGCGCAGGTCAAAGTGAACATGGTGGTGCGGCGACTGCCCCGGCTGCACGACAACAGTGCCACACCGGAACAGGCGTTTGCCGGCACGTTCCACGCCAACGAAACGTGGACTCAGCTGGATGCCGCGTACTCGCGGGCAGCAGCGCAGCACGTGCCGGATCCATTGCCGTGCGAAGCTTACTGTCATTCGCTGACCGACCCGAGCATCCTGTCGGCCGAGCTGCGCGATTCGGGCGCGCAGACGCTCACGGTGTTTGGTCTGCACACCCCGCACTCGGTGTTCGGCGACACCGACCCCGCCGCACTCCGCGACCAACTGACCACATCGGTACTGGCGTCGCTGAATTCCGTTCTCGCCGAACCGATTCAGGACGTCCTGCTCACTGATGCGCGGGGGCGGCCCTGCATTGAGACGACGACCACCATCGACTTACAGCGCTCGTTGCTGATGACCGCCGGGAATATCTTCCACGGCGCACTGACCTGGCCGTTCACCGATGACGACGACGTGCTGGACACCCCCGCACGGCGGTGGGGAGTAGCCACTGCCCACGACCGGATCATGCTCTGCGGCTCGGGTGCCCGCCGCGGTGGTGCGGTATCGGGCATTGGGGGTCACAATGCCGCGATGGCCGTATTGGCCTCGCTGGGCCAGAGCGGCAAGAGATCGTGCGGAGCTGACTAG